A window of Chloroflexota bacterium contains these coding sequences:
- the hrcA gene encoding heat-inducible transcription repressor HrcA, whose amino-acid sequence MDELTARREKILCIVISEYVETAKPVGSATIVENYDLGVSPATVRNELSYLTEQGYLSQPHTSAGRVPTEKGYRYFVERLMEDAQLPPAEQLMIRHQFYQVGMDLEQWMKLAAAVLARTGRGAALVTTPRAPYSRLRHIELISVSENAGLMVLVLQGGIVRQQVLLLTDPVSQEELSRLSNRLNMALVNQTVSGVETYLERLSTTAFSRLEVEVLQRVAEIMRAADSRPAYEVYHDGLVQTLQEPEFSEITRARQFVEIVEGGWLLDAIMAQMVRQNGVHVIIGGEGRWAEVGDYSMVFSTYGPAEASGILGLLGPMRMSYGRAISTVRYVARLMSDLLQSLYGETKAE is encoded by the coding sequence ATGGACGAGTTGACGGCCCGAAGAGAAAAGATCCTGTGCATTGTGATCAGCGAGTACGTGGAGACGGCCAAGCCGGTAGGCTCTGCCACCATCGTTGAGAACTACGATCTGGGAGTGAGTCCCGCTACGGTGCGTAATGAACTATCCTATCTCACCGAGCAGGGCTATCTCTCCCAACCTCACACATCTGCAGGCCGCGTGCCCACTGAGAAGGGCTATCGCTACTTTGTCGAGAGGCTGATGGAGGATGCTCAATTGCCTCCAGCGGAACAATTAATGATCCGCCATCAGTTCTATCAGGTGGGCATGGACCTAGAACAGTGGATGAAACTGGCTGCGGCGGTATTGGCTCGCACGGGCCGAGGAGCAGCACTGGTCACCACACCTCGTGCGCCCTATTCCCGCTTGCGCCACATTGAACTGATCTCCGTCAGCGAGAACGCGGGGCTGATGGTGTTGGTGCTACAAGGCGGCATTGTACGCCAGCAGGTGTTATTGCTCACCGACCCCGTTAGCCAGGAAGAACTCAGCCGTTTGTCAAATCGCTTGAATATGGCTCTGGTGAATCAGACTGTCAGTGGTGTAGAGACCTACCTGGAACGATTGTCAACGACGGCATTCAGTCGGCTTGAGGTAGAGGTTCTGCAACGCGTGGCAGAGATCATGAGGGCTGCTGATTCACGCCCTGCTTATGAGGTTTACCATGACGGTTTGGTGCAGACTTTGCAGGAGCCAGAGTTTTCTGAGATTACCCGTGCTCGTCAATTTGTAGAGATCGTTGAGGGTGGGTGGCTCTTGGATGCGATCATGGCCCAGATGGTTCGCCAGAACGGTGTGCACGTGATCATTGGAGGCGAGGGCCGCTGGGCTGAGGTTGGCGATTACAGCATGGTCTTCTCTACTTACGGCCCTGCTGAGGCCAGTGGTATCCTGGGGTTGTTGGGGCCGATGCGCATGTCCTACGGGCGGGCCATTTCTACTGTCCGTTACGTGGCCCGATTGATGAGCGATTTGCTACAGAGCCTGTATGGAGAAACGAAAGCGGAGTAA
- a CDS encoding nucleotide exchange factor GrpE, with protein sequence MADRGNGGDVSETAVPKTPETGVSDADAEVQVDLNAALKAAKEKADEYLDQLRRTAADFANYRKRVEKEREEIIRFGNVLLMTKLLPVLDDLDRAFATLPSDLRRLTWFDGVALIDRRLRLILEQEGLQAIECLGKQFDPTEHEAVLYEETTEVPDGQILAELQRGYKAGDRVIRPALVKVAKAPAASQRDSAVAGPDATIAETEPAKGSNERKAGGPAEDNES encoded by the coding sequence ATGGCCGATCGGGGGAATGGAGGAGACGTTAGCGAGACTGCAGTACCGAAAACTCCCGAGACGGGAGTTTCTGATGCAGACGCTGAAGTTCAGGTGGATCTCAATGCGGCTCTCAAAGCGGCCAAGGAAAAAGCGGATGAATACTTGGACCAGTTACGTCGCACGGCCGCTGATTTCGCCAATTATCGTAAGCGGGTCGAAAAAGAGCGTGAAGAAATCATCCGTTTTGGCAACGTTCTTCTGATGACCAAGTTGTTGCCAGTCCTGGACGATTTGGATCGCGCTTTTGCTACTTTGCCGTCGGATCTGCGCCGATTGACTTGGTTCGATGGCGTCGCCCTGATTGACCGCCGATTGCGGTTGATACTGGAACAAGAAGGTTTGCAGGCAATAGAGTGTTTGGGAAAGCAATTCGATCCTACGGAGCACGAAGCGGTTCTCTATGAGGAGACAACTGAAGTGCCCGATGGCCAGATATTGGCCGAACTGCAAAGAGGCTACAAAGCGGGCGATCGGGTGATTCGACCAGCATTGGTCAAGGTCGCGAAAGCACCTGCAGCGTCCCAAAGGGACTCTGCTGTTGCAGGGCCGGACGCCACCATCGCGGAGACTGAACCAGCGAAGGGCTCCAATGAAAGAAAAGCGGGAGGCCCTGCAGAAGATAATGAAAGTTAG
- the dnaK gene encoding molecular chaperone DnaK has translation MGKIIGIDLGTTFSVMAVMEGGEPVVIPNSEGGRLTPSVVAVNSKTGERLVGQVARRQAITNPENTIFSIKRFMGRKYDDPEVQRAIKRLPYKVTAAPNGDVRVWMGGREYSPPEISAMILQKLKADAEAYLGEPVTQAVITVPAYFNDSQRQATKDAGKIAGLEVLRIINEPTASSLAYGLDKKKDEQIAVYDLGGGTFDISILDIGEGVFEVKSTNGDTFLGGDDFDQRIIDYVADEFKKEQGIDLRQDRMALQRLKEAAEKAKIELSTMMETEINLPFITADASGPKHLQMKLTRAKLEQLVDDLIQRTIEPVRLALQDAGYSVEDIDEVVLVGGQTRMPKVQEVVRNFFKREPHKGVNPDEVVAIGAAIQAGVLGGEVKDILLLDVTPLTLGIETLGGVATPLIERNTTIPTRKSQIFSTAADGQTSVEIHVVQGERPMAADNKTLGRFILDGIPPAPRGIPQIEVTFDIDADGILHVTAQDKATGRAQNITITASSGLSKEEVERMIKEAEQHAAQDRKRKEEAEARNNADAMIYQAEKTLRELGDKVPGNLKSEVEGKVAAVRSALQGQDVDRIRSTTRELSETLQRVGAVMYQQPGGGTPPPGGTETRGKPSDEGTVEGEFREV, from the coding sequence ATGGGTAAGATTATTGGTATAGATTTGGGCACCACCTTTTCCGTGATGGCTGTCATGGAGGGTGGTGAACCGGTTGTCATACCGAACTCGGAGGGTGGGCGCTTGACTCCCTCGGTCGTCGCCGTGAACTCGAAAACGGGCGAGCGATTGGTGGGACAAGTGGCGCGGCGTCAAGCTATTACCAACCCAGAGAACACCATTTTTTCTATCAAGCGTTTTATGGGACGTAAGTACGACGATCCCGAAGTACAGCGCGCCATCAAGCGATTGCCGTACAAGGTGACCGCTGCACCCAATGGCGACGTGCGCGTTTGGATGGGCGGCAGAGAGTATTCCCCACCTGAGATATCGGCTATGATCCTGCAAAAACTGAAGGCCGACGCCGAGGCCTATCTAGGCGAGCCCGTAACGCAGGCAGTTATCACGGTACCTGCCTACTTCAATGATAGCCAGCGTCAGGCTACCAAAGATGCCGGTAAGATCGCGGGGCTCGAAGTCCTACGCATCATTAATGAACCTACGGCATCGTCATTGGCCTACGGCCTTGACAAAAAGAAAGACGAGCAAATCGCCGTTTATGATCTAGGCGGTGGCACGTTTGATATATCCATTCTCGATATCGGCGAAGGCGTATTCGAAGTCAAATCAACGAATGGCGATACGTTCCTAGGAGGTGATGACTTCGACCAACGCATCATCGATTACGTTGCTGATGAGTTCAAGAAAGAACAGGGCATTGATCTGCGTCAGGATCGTATGGCCCTGCAACGACTCAAAGAGGCGGCGGAGAAGGCGAAGATTGAACTCTCCACCATGATGGAGACTGAGATCAATCTGCCTTTCATCACCGCCGACGCCTCGGGCCCTAAGCACCTGCAAATGAAACTCACGCGAGCCAAGTTAGAACAACTGGTAGATGACCTAATCCAGAGGACCATTGAGCCTGTTCGACTCGCGCTACAGGACGCCGGGTACAGTGTGGAGGACATTGATGAGGTCGTACTTGTCGGTGGTCAAACCCGGATGCCCAAGGTACAGGAAGTGGTACGCAACTTCTTCAAACGCGAGCCACACAAGGGTGTGAACCCGGACGAGGTGGTGGCGATTGGCGCAGCCATCCAAGCCGGTGTGCTGGGCGGCGAAGTCAAGGACATTCTCCTCCTAGACGTGACACCACTGACACTGGGTATCGAGACCTTGGGCGGTGTCGCCACACCGCTTATAGAGCGCAACACTACCATTCCAACTCGCAAGAGTCAGATTTTCTCGACGGCCGCCGATGGTCAGACCAGCGTGGAGATCCACGTGGTGCAGGGCGAGCGCCCGATGGCTGCCGACAACAAGACACTGGGGCGTTTTATCCTGGATGGCATTCCTCCTGCTCCACGCGGCATCCCACAAATCGAAGTGACCTTTGACATAGACGCCGACGGCATCCTGCATGTCACCGCCCAGGACAAAGCCACCGGGCGCGCTCAAAACATCACCATCACCGCTTCCAGTGGCTTGTCCAAGGAAGAGGTAGAGCGCATGATCAAGGAAGCCGAGCAACACGCTGCACAGGACCGCAAGCGCAAGGAAGAGGCCGAGGCGCGAAATAATGCGGACGCGATGATCTATCAGGCCGAGAAAACGCTTCGTGAGCTAGGCGATAAGGTGCCCGGGAATTTGAAGAGCGAAGTCGAGGGGAAAGTAGCTGCCGTGCGTTCCGCGTTGCAGGGGCAGGATGTGGATCGCATCCGTTCCACCACCCGCGAACTCAGCGAAACCCTCCAGCGTGTGGGCGCTGTGATGTATCAACAGCCAGGCGGGGGTACTCCACCACCGGGTGGCACGGAGACCCGCGGCAAGCCCAGCGACGAGGGAACAGTGGAAGGCGAGTTCCGCGAAGTATAA
- the dnaJ gene encoding molecular chaperone DnaJ yields MSGKRDYYEVLGVDRRASTDEIKRAYRRLALQYHPDRNKNPEAEEIFKEIAEAYEVLSNPEKRAVYDRYGHSGPLDVWGGFGDFRDPFEIFEEIFGFGTRPRTGRRAVAGEDRRYNLTISFEEAAFGTEKELEIERLELCDECGGSGAKPGTHPIRCPDCNGSGQTRRVQQTILGSFVSVTTCSRCQGEGEVVSSPCDKCHGQRRVRVTRRISVKIPAGVEDGTRVRLAGEGDAGMWGGPAGDLYIFLRVKPHRFFQRQNNDILVELVINVAQAALGDEVMVPTLDGDQPLVIPAGTQNGQVFRLKGKGVPYLRRSGRGDQLVSIRVATPTNLTDEQKRLFRELSKTLGREVIPQEPKGFFERVRDAFGV; encoded by the coding sequence ATGAGCGGCAAACGCGATTATTACGAAGTTTTAGGGGTGGACCGCCGAGCCAGCACTGATGAGATCAAGCGAGCGTACCGCCGTCTGGCCCTGCAATACCATCCCGACAGAAACAAGAACCCCGAGGCAGAGGAAATCTTTAAGGAGATAGCCGAGGCATACGAGGTGCTCAGCAATCCGGAGAAACGCGCTGTCTATGACCGCTACGGACATAGCGGCCCACTGGACGTATGGGGCGGCTTCGGCGACTTTCGGGACCCGTTCGAGATATTCGAAGAAATCTTTGGCTTTGGCACACGACCTCGGACTGGCCGCCGCGCTGTAGCCGGTGAAGACCGCCGTTACAATCTGACTATTTCCTTCGAAGAGGCTGCCTTCGGAACGGAGAAAGAACTGGAGATCGAGCGCCTCGAACTTTGCGATGAGTGTGGCGGCAGCGGGGCGAAGCCGGGGACACACCCAATCCGCTGTCCCGACTGTAATGGTTCTGGCCAAACGCGCCGCGTACAGCAAACCATTCTGGGTTCTTTTGTCAGCGTGACCACTTGTTCTCGCTGTCAAGGGGAAGGCGAGGTCGTGAGTTCGCCCTGCGATAAATGTCATGGACAGCGGCGTGTGCGCGTTACCCGGCGTATTAGCGTGAAGATTCCGGCTGGAGTGGAGGACGGGACTCGTGTCCGTCTTGCGGGCGAGGGTGATGCAGGTATGTGGGGTGGGCCAGCAGGAGATCTGTACATCTTCCTCCGGGTCAAACCTCACCGCTTCTTCCAACGGCAAAACAACGACATCCTTGTGGAACTGGTCATCAATGTGGCCCAGGCCGCTCTTGGTGATGAGGTGATGGTGCCGACGCTCGACGGGGACCAACCCCTGGTGATCCCAGCTGGCACCCAGAATGGCCAAGTCTTCCGACTGAAAGGTAAGGGCGTGCCCTATCTCCGCCGGAGTGGGCGTGGTGACCAGTTGGTAAGCATACGAGTGGCTACTCCCACTAACTTGACTGATGAGCAGAAGAGGCTTTTCCGAGAACTTTCCAAAACGCTTGGGCGCGAGGTGATCCCTCAGGAGCCAAAAGGCTTCTTCGAGAGGGTGCGCGATGCCTTTGGAGTGTGA
- the prmA gene encoding 50S ribosomal protein L11 methyltransferase codes for MPLECDLSEWLEISVSVDGEAAEAVSQVFNRYGVGGAVLELRVLDAPDDTYYSVAPKGSVKTYIPVEDEDTRQKIERALWLLGRLYPLPEPQFKVLAARDWAEAWRQNFGLQRVGCSFVIKPPWEAYTPAPGERIIELEPGMAFGTGLHPSTRLCLMALEDYLSPGDSALDLGTGSGILAIAAARLGANSVLALDIDPVAVNEARSNIERNGVSQQVRLYVGSLIPPANAKPGFYVPQGQRFDCVVVNILAEIIASLAPRLTGSLKPTGRIIASGIIEERLDIVLDAFAKFGLAIREEKREQDWVALIATLR; via the coding sequence ATGCCTTTGGAGTGTGATCTTTCCGAGTGGCTTGAGATCAGCGTGTCGGTTGACGGTGAAGCAGCAGAGGCTGTCTCACAGGTATTCAACCGCTATGGAGTCGGTGGCGCAGTACTAGAGTTGCGTGTGCTGGATGCGCCCGACGACACTTATTACAGCGTTGCGCCGAAGGGCTCAGTCAAAACATACATACCAGTCGAGGATGAGGACACTCGGCAAAAGATAGAGCGGGCGCTCTGGCTCTTGGGACGCCTTTATCCCCTGCCTGAGCCGCAATTCAAAGTCCTGGCAGCCAGAGATTGGGCAGAGGCTTGGCGGCAGAATTTTGGCCTCCAACGTGTGGGGTGCTCATTTGTTATCAAACCGCCCTGGGAGGCTTACACGCCAGCACCAGGTGAACGCATTATTGAACTGGAACCGGGAATGGCCTTTGGCACAGGCTTGCATCCCTCCACACGCCTTTGCCTGATGGCTCTCGAAGATTACCTATCGCCCGGTGATAGCGCGCTCGACCTGGGCACAGGTTCTGGTATTTTGGCAATCGCTGCGGCACGGCTTGGGGCAAATTCGGTCCTGGCGCTGGATATTGACCCTGTGGCCGTGAATGAGGCTCGTAGTAATATTGAACGTAACGGCGTTAGTCAGCAAGTGAGGCTTTATGTGGGCTCATTAATTCCGCCCGCGAACGCAAAACCTGGCTTTTATGTACCGCAAGGCCAACGCTTCGACTGCGTGGTTGTGAACATCCTTGCGGAGATTATCGCCTCGTTGGCTCCTCGCTTGACTGGCTCTCTGAAGCCTACTGGGCGGATCATCGCTTCCGGCATCATTGAGGAGCGGCTTGACATTGTACTTGACGCCTTTGCAAAATTCGGACTGGCCATTCGAGAGGAGAAACGCGAGCAGGATTGGGTGGCCTTGATCGCCACTCTGCGGTGA
- a CDS encoding 16S rRNA (uracil(1498)-N(3))-methyltransferase — protein MHRFFVPPESLRGGKAEITGPQVHQIRSVLRMGPGDQFTVLDDSGWEYQVEIEGVDRERLEARILNKKLATSEPRTKITLYQAVLRAQNFEWVLQKGTELGVVEFVPIITERCVISALDDVSESKLQRWRRIIQEAAEQSGRGRLPRLRPVLLFPQGCERARHSDLALIPWEEEHRTTLHSVLSSYSANWRPFSVSVFVGPEGGFTRKEMDHARRYGIIPVTMGPRVLRAETAAMAMTAALFYEFGDWGW, from the coding sequence GTGCACCGTTTTTTTGTTCCTCCAGAAAGCCTGCGTGGCGGAAAAGCAGAGATCACCGGACCGCAAGTCCACCAGATACGCAGTGTACTGCGCATGGGTCCGGGCGATCAATTCACGGTGCTCGATGATTCTGGCTGGGAATACCAGGTCGAGATCGAGGGTGTAGATCGAGAGCGTCTTGAGGCCCGTATCCTGAACAAGAAACTGGCCACTTCTGAGCCACGCACGAAGATCACCCTCTATCAAGCAGTGCTGAGGGCGCAGAATTTCGAGTGGGTGTTGCAGAAAGGTACAGAGCTCGGCGTGGTGGAGTTTGTACCCATTATCACGGAGCGTTGCGTGATCTCCGCATTGGATGACGTGAGCGAGTCCAAACTACAACGGTGGCGGCGCATTATCCAAGAGGCTGCCGAACAATCGGGCCGAGGACGTCTGCCCAGGCTGCGGCCCGTGCTCCTTTTTCCCCAAGGGTGTGAACGGGCGCGTCACTCAGATTTGGCACTGATTCCATGGGAAGAGGAGCACAGAACCACATTGCATTCAGTTCTCTCTTCGTACTCCGCCAATTGGCGACCTTTTTCGGTGAGCGTTTTCGTCGGTCCTGAAGGTGGTTTTACCAGAAAAGAGATGGATCATGCCCGGCGTTATGGCATCATCCCGGTGACTATGGGCCCACGTGTGTTGCGGGCCGAGACGGCGGCGATGGCCATGACTGCGGCACTCTTCTACGAGTTCGGCGATTGGGGATGGTAG
- a CDS encoding DEAD/DEAH box helicase family protein, with protein MDRIYVAFDIETTGLDPDRDAIIEIGAVRFKDHTPLATWESLVNPQRPIPYKITLLTGITQEDANSAPSLTALLSPLCDFVRDYPVVGHNIGFDLSFLRRHGVLTHNLALDTFELASILVPKASRYNLDVLASKLGITLPVRHRALADALAAKDLFLALRDLAMEMDFDALQEINRIGVRADWPLRFFFSDIARERARGAFSGASIRRQLVAKGELDDAAMGLVLGDRIRERPLEPRVPPEPVDVEALASMLSPGGLMEREFPGYEHREQQVEMLRLVGRAFNEGQQLLVEAGTGTGKSIAYLIPAIYFAVQNNEHVVISTNTINLQDQLYNKDIPDLQRILPLDFRATLLKGRGNYLCLRRFALFRRQATLSPTEIQVLAKVLAWLPTTDTGDRAELMLVKDEPVVWNQLQAEADLCLGDHCPHRIEGRCFFARARRRAEAAHLIIVNHALLLSDMVTENRVLPEYRYLIVDEAHHLEDQATEQLSFSVDEVGLRALLSALSSDAGRHGFFAEIPVHFRASSVEPAVQRQLGSLLDQMRGEVDRASTALTELFEHLGLFLDEQTEKSEGETYDRQIRLNSAIRIQPDWSDVEMLWGNLDVPLSRLERGLSNLYEGFTSLADADILDYDVLLQDTLSYLRRITEIRESMNAILAEPDEQGIYWASISTTDNSITLHAAPLHVGEVLRKNLFDKRRCVILTSATLRTGEDFRYLRERLSLQEAEEAAVGSPFDYLSSTLLYLPTDIPEPGQQYYQKKVEQTLIELCRAIGGRTLVLFTSYGQLNECYRAISRPLEEAGIVVYAQGIDGSRRQLLDNFKSTPKAVLLGTRSFWEGIDVVGEALSCLVIVRLPFSVPTDPIFAARSEGFEDPFREYSVPETVLRFRQGFGRLIRSRTDRGVVVVLDKRLQSKSYGPTFLKSLPECTLRRGTLAELPSLAAEWINNRDLVLPSEKIFAEEDDRWMY; from the coding sequence GTGGACAGGATTTATGTGGCGTTTGACATTGAGACGACCGGGCTCGATCCTGACCGCGACGCCATTATCGAAATCGGTGCAGTCCGCTTTAAAGACCACACTCCTCTTGCTACTTGGGAAAGCCTTGTCAATCCGCAGCGCCCTATCCCTTATAAGATCACCTTATTGACTGGCATCACTCAGGAAGATGCGAACTCCGCGCCTTCTTTGACTGCGCTACTGAGTCCCCTGTGCGATTTCGTCCGTGATTACCCGGTGGTAGGTCACAACATTGGCTTTGACCTGTCCTTTCTGCGCAGGCACGGAGTCCTGACGCATAACTTGGCACTGGATACGTTTGAATTGGCGAGCATCCTCGTTCCCAAGGCATCGCGCTACAACCTCGATGTGCTTGCCTCAAAATTGGGTATCACTCTCCCCGTCCGGCATCGCGCCTTGGCTGATGCATTGGCAGCGAAGGATCTTTTTCTGGCTTTGCGCGACCTGGCGATGGAAATGGATTTCGATGCTCTGCAAGAGATCAATCGAATAGGCGTTCGTGCCGATTGGCCGCTGCGATTCTTTTTCAGTGATATTGCTCGTGAACGCGCGCGAGGAGCCTTCTCCGGAGCCAGTATCCGTCGCCAATTGGTGGCCAAAGGCGAACTCGATGATGCGGCGATGGGTCTGGTTCTTGGTGATAGGATCCGCGAGCGGCCACTGGAACCACGAGTGCCCCCGGAGCCTGTGGATGTGGAAGCGTTAGCGTCTATGCTGTCGCCGGGTGGCCTCATGGAGCGCGAATTCCCAGGCTACGAGCACCGTGAACAACAGGTGGAAATGCTGCGCCTCGTCGGGAGGGCATTCAATGAAGGCCAGCAACTTTTGGTCGAAGCGGGCACTGGCACAGGTAAATCAATCGCCTATCTAATTCCAGCCATTTACTTTGCCGTGCAGAATAACGAGCATGTGGTTATCTCCACGAATACCATCAATCTCCAAGATCAACTCTACAACAAGGATATCCCTGATCTCCAGCGCATCCTACCGTTAGATTTCAGAGCAACCCTGCTCAAAGGCCGCGGTAATTATCTTTGTCTGCGTCGTTTCGCCCTCTTTCGACGCCAGGCTACTCTCTCGCCGACCGAGATCCAAGTACTAGCCAAGGTGCTGGCTTGGCTGCCCACCACAGATACGGGGGATCGCGCTGAACTGATGCTTGTCAAAGATGAGCCTGTCGTGTGGAACCAGTTGCAGGCTGAGGCAGACCTTTGTCTAGGCGACCACTGTCCTCATCGCATCGAAGGGCGGTGCTTCTTCGCTCGCGCCCGCCGCCGTGCGGAGGCAGCGCATCTCATTATTGTCAACCACGCCCTCTTACTTTCGGATATGGTGACCGAAAACCGGGTGCTACCCGAATATCGCTACCTGATCGTGGATGAGGCCCATCATCTGGAGGACCAGGCCACAGAGCAACTCAGTTTTTCGGTAGACGAAGTTGGTCTGCGCGCCCTCCTGAGCGCCCTGAGTTCCGATGCTGGGCGGCACGGTTTTTTCGCGGAGATACCGGTGCATTTCCGGGCCAGTTCTGTCGAACCCGCGGTCCAACGTCAATTGGGTTCTCTTCTGGACCAGATGCGAGGTGAAGTGGATCGTGCCAGTACAGCCTTGACTGAACTTTTCGAGCACTTAGGTCTTTTCTTGGATGAGCAGACCGAGAAGAGCGAGGGCGAGACCTACGATCGCCAAATCCGTCTGAACAGTGCCATTCGCATCCAACCCGACTGGTCAGATGTAGAGATGCTATGGGGTAACTTGGATGTGCCACTTTCCAGACTAGAGCGAGGATTGAGCAACCTTTATGAGGGTTTCACCAGCCTGGCGGATGCAGATATACTGGATTATGATGTGCTCTTGCAGGACACCCTTTCTTACCTCCGGCGGATCACTGAGATCCGTGAATCCATGAACGCTATCCTGGCTGAGCCGGATGAGCAGGGTATTTATTGGGCCTCAATCTCGACCACGGATAATTCGATCACCCTCCACGCTGCACCGTTACATGTGGGCGAAGTATTGCGCAAGAACCTTTTTGATAAACGGCGCTGTGTGATACTCACCTCGGCTACGCTGCGCACCGGCGAAGATTTCCGCTATCTACGGGAACGTCTGTCCTTGCAGGAAGCAGAAGAGGCGGCAGTGGGCTCGCCCTTTGATTATCTTTCCTCAACTCTGCTTTATTTACCTACTGACATTCCCGAACCAGGCCAGCAGTATTACCAGAAAAAAGTCGAACAAACATTGATCGAACTCTGCCGCGCCATAGGCGGACGCACGTTGGTACTGTTCACTTCCTATGGGCAATTGAACGAGTGTTATCGGGCCATCAGCCGTCCTCTGGAGGAAGCGGGCATCGTAGTGTATGCTCAGGGCATTGATGGGTCACGCCGGCAATTACTCGATAATTTCAAATCCACGCCAAAGGCTGTGCTCTTGGGCACGCGTAGTTTCTGGGAGGGCATTGATGTAGTAGGTGAGGCCTTGAGTTGCCTGGTTATCGTGCGACTACCGTTCTCTGTGCCCACAGACCCCATTTTCGCTGCCCGCAGCGAAGGTTTCGAGGACCCATTTAGAGAATATTCCGTGCCCGAAACTGTTCTGCGTTTTCGACAAGGTTTCGGCCGGCTGATCCGCAGCCGCACCGACCGTGGCGTAGTGGTAGTGCTGGACAAGCGCTTGCAGAGTAAATCCTACGGCCCGACATTCCTCAAATCGCTCCCCGAATGCACCTTGCGTCGCGGGACGTTAGCCGAACTGCCGTCACTGGCGGCAGAGTGGATCAATAATCGCGACTTGGTGCTCCCTTCAGAAAAAATCTTCGCTGAAGAAGATGATCGGTGGATGTATTGA
- a CDS encoding DUF2085 domain-containing protein produces MESPFANVPGLLRYVGLLLSGVCHQIPERTYFIGTQQLPLCARCTGTYLSALWTLGVMAVLGRARAARLPPARVLVALILFFLVWGIDGFNSYLSAIEGLPHFCTPHNIFRLATGMLNGLALMLILLPVFNFVIWQNSLDRPVVDGFGELVGLIIVVAVANSVVIWAPPAFFYPLALLEAVSVLVLLGMVNSVLFVILRRLENTISGWRELAVPLALGLMAAVVELCAIAALRAWLASLL; encoded by the coding sequence ATGGAGTCACCTTTTGCCAATGTGCCAGGGTTGTTGCGGTATGTGGGTTTGCTCCTCAGCGGAGTGTGTCACCAGATTCCCGAGCGCACATACTTCATCGGCACTCAGCAGTTGCCTCTCTGTGCTCGCTGCACTGGGACTTATCTCAGTGCGCTTTGGACGCTTGGTGTAATGGCGGTATTAGGCCGTGCACGAGCCGCCCGGCTACCACCAGCCCGCGTTTTGGTAGCGCTCATTCTCTTTTTTCTGGTCTGGGGAATTGACGGTTTCAATTCGTATTTGAGTGCCATTGAAGGGCTGCCCCATTTCTGCACGCCGCATAACATTTTTCGCTTGGCAACAGGGATGCTAAATGGCCTCGCGCTGATGCTGATCCTTCTGCCCGTGTTTAATTTTGTTATCTGGCAGAATAGTCTTGATCGCCCAGTTGTAGATGGGTTTGGGGAATTGGTCGGTCTTATTATAGTTGTTGCGGTCGCCAATTCAGTAGTTATCTGGGCTCCGCCTGCCTTCTTCTATCCCTTGGCATTGCTGGAGGCCGTCTCGGTGCTCGTCCTGCTGGGCATGGTAAACAGCGTCCTCTTTGTCATTCTGCGGCGGCTGGAGAACACTATCTCGGGCTGGAGAGAGTTAGCCGTGCCCCTGGCTTTGGGGCTAATGGCTGCAGTGGTGGAATTGTGTGCTATTGCAGCGTTGCGGGCATGGCTGGCCAGCCTGTTGTGA
- a CDS encoding DUF4013 domain-containing protein, which produces MVNQNLVGGILTIIPIVNFVVIGYVLQLLKNVRDGVERPMPNWDNFGDYFMKGLMVVIAVIIYAIPIILLSCVSGAFSAALGGRGQEGVRGLAALFTSAVGCLSSLWGLLLAVVLPAAVVKYAEADELSAFFRFGDIFSFITKDLGTYIIVIILSYLAHFVAGFGVILCFVGVIFTAFWASLVQGHLLGQLARQHKMV; this is translated from the coding sequence GTGGTTAACCAAAATTTGGTCGGTGGTATCCTGACCATCATTCCCATCGTCAATTTTGTGGTGATCGGCTATGTGCTCCAACTGCTCAAGAACGTGCGCGATGGAGTGGAGCGCCCCATGCCCAATTGGGATAACTTCGGCGACTACTTTATGAAGGGCCTGATGGTGGTCATCGCTGTTATCATCTATGCAATCCCCATCATTCTTCTATCTTGCGTAAGTGGGGCTTTCAGTGCTGCCCTCGGAGGCCGTGGCCAAGAAGGGGTTCGTGGCCTGGCTGCTCTGTTTACTTCCGCAGTGGGTTGTCTATCCAGTCTGTGGGGGCTCCTTCTGGCGGTTGTTTTGCCCGCTGCTGTGGTGAAATACGCTGAGGCCGACGAGTTGAGCGCGTTCTTCCGCTTCGGCGATATCTTCTCTTTTATCACCAAAGACCTGGGCACGTACATCATCGTCATCATCCTGAGTTATCTTGCCCATTTCGTCGCTGGCTTTGGCGTTATCCTCTGCTTCGTTGGTGTTATTTTCACCGCTTTCTGGGCGTCATTGGTGCAGGGACATCTCTTGGGGCAACTGGCTCGCCAACACAAAATGGTATGA